One window of Mangrovibacterium diazotrophicum genomic DNA carries:
- a CDS encoding tetratricopeptide repeat protein, with amino-acid sequence MAKNKDHKQDDNLMEVENALTKSEQFIEDNQKILSIVIGAAVVLVAVYLGYTKLYIQPKEKAAQEEMFFAEQYFEKDSFNLAINGDGTNPGFLDIIDDYSATPAGNLANYYVGISYLHMGQYEDALDYLNDFSTDDLVLAPVLEGAKGDCYAELNENDKAISAYKKAYSTKNDFTTPIYLMKAAQLMETQGELNDALEAYTQIKKDYPTSTEARTIDKYIARVEMAMKK; translated from the coding sequence ATGGCAAAGAATAAAGATCACAAACAGGACGATAACCTGATGGAAGTGGAAAACGCTTTAACCAAATCGGAGCAGTTTATTGAAGACAATCAGAAGATTTTGAGCATCGTAATTGGTGCAGCGGTTGTACTGGTAGCTGTTTACCTGGGTTATACCAAATTATATATTCAACCGAAAGAAAAAGCCGCTCAGGAAGAAATGTTCTTTGCAGAGCAGTATTTCGAAAAAGATTCATTCAACCTGGCAATCAACGGTGACGGTACAAACCCGGGCTTCCTGGACATCATCGACGATTACAGCGCAACTCCTGCCGGCAACCTGGCTAACTACTATGTTGGTATTTCTTATTTGCACATGGGTCAGTACGAAGATGCATTGGATTATCTGAACGATTTCAGCACCGACGATTTAGTTTTGGCTCCGGTATTGGAAGGTGCCAAAGGCGATTGCTATGCTGAGTTGAACGAAAACGACAAAGCAATCAGCGCTTACAAAAAAGCTTATTCTACAAAAAATGACTTCACAACACCGATTTACCTGATGAAAGCAGCCCAGCTGATGGAAACTCAAGGTGAATTGAACGACGCGTTGGAAGCTTACACGCAGATTAAGAAAGACTATCCTACTTCAACTGAAGCACGTACAATCGACAAGTACATTGCACGGGTTGAGATGGCGATGAAAAAATAA
- the ribH gene encoding 6,7-dimethyl-8-ribityllumazine synthase yields MATKNLSEYDLESVPSAEGMKFGIVVAEWNYQITGALAQGAVDTLIKHGAKEENITLKHVPGTFELPLGGQFLAEYTHADAIILLGCVIQGDTRHFDFICDGVTQGTTELNLKYNKPFIFGVLTTENEQQALDRAGGRLGNKGDEAAVTAIKMVALKEELK; encoded by the coding sequence ATGGCTACAAAAAATTTATCAGAATACGATTTGGAATCTGTACCATCAGCCGAAGGAATGAAATTCGGGATTGTGGTGGCAGAATGGAATTACCAAATTACCGGTGCACTGGCGCAGGGTGCCGTTGACACATTGATTAAGCACGGCGCAAAAGAAGAAAACATTACGCTGAAGCATGTGCCCGGAACATTTGAACTTCCGCTGGGTGGACAGTTTTTGGCTGAGTACACGCACGCCGACGCTATTATTTTGCTGGGCTGTGTAATCCAGGGAGACACCCGCCATTTCGACTTTATTTGCGATGGCGTCACCCAGGGAACCACTGAGCTGAACCTGAAATACAACAAGCCATTCATCTTTGGCGTGTTGACGACAGAGAACGAGCAACAGGCGCTTGATCGTGCCGGCGGCCGCCTGGGTAACAAAGGCGATGAAGCCGCTGTTACAGCCATTAAAATGGTTGCTTTAAAAGAAGAATTGAAATAG
- a CDS encoding nucleotidyltransferase family protein, whose amino-acid sequence MKAMLFAAGLGTRLKPLTDSKPKALVEIGGMTLLERCILQLKQSGIQDITINVHHFGDQIVSFVKKHENFGLNIHISDESEQLLDTGGGILKAKEFLAGDEPILLINVDVLTNLDLTKLLAYHINSNSLATLVVRKRQTSRYLLFNQNLLVGWTNKKNGEMKISRPSLIDQAEEFAFSGIHIIQPELLERIEEKGKFSIIDLYLRLAKTEKISAYVDADSVWMDLGKVDEISQAEELIKQLDN is encoded by the coding sequence ATGAAAGCCATGCTTTTTGCCGCCGGACTAGGTACCCGGCTCAAACCCCTGACCGATTCGAAACCCAAAGCGCTTGTCGAAATTGGTGGCATGACTTTACTGGAACGTTGCATCCTGCAGCTAAAACAGAGCGGAATTCAAGACATCACGATCAACGTTCACCACTTCGGCGATCAAATCGTGTCGTTTGTCAAAAAGCACGAAAACTTTGGGCTGAATATCCACATCAGCGACGAGAGCGAGCAACTGTTGGATACCGGCGGTGGCATTTTAAAAGCCAAGGAGTTCTTGGCTGGCGATGAACCAATCCTGCTGATTAATGTCGATGTGCTGACCAACCTGGATTTGACGAAATTGCTCGCATACCACATCAATTCCAATTCTTTGGCAACCCTGGTTGTCCGCAAACGCCAAACATCGCGTTACCTGCTTTTCAACCAAAACCTGCTGGTTGGCTGGACAAACAAAAAAAACGGAGAAATGAAAATTTCCCGTCCAAGTTTGATTGATCAGGCTGAGGAATTTGCCTTTAGCGGCATCCATATTATTCAGCCTGAACTATTGGAACGGATCGAAGAGAAAGGAAAATTCTCGATTATCGACTTGTACCTGCGCCTCGCCAAAACGGAAAAAATCAGCGCTTATGTTGATGCAGACTCTGTTTGGATGGATTTGGGAAAGGTTGACGAAATCAGCCAGGCCGAAGAGCTTATCAAACAATTGGACAACTAA
- a CDS encoding Spy/CpxP family protein refolding chaperone, which translates to MKKLLLILALFIGVITVAEAQRGSGERPSQSQSGQRPQRMDPAERIEKQTAQMKEKLALTDEQTAQVKALLTSNMEKQRAEFEKRREEMEKARESGEEMDREKMRAEMEARMAKQDAEIKALLTEEQQVKYDEMVKERQERMKNRQGPPGGAE; encoded by the coding sequence ATGAAGAAGTTATTATTAATCCTGGCATTATTTATCGGTGTTATCACCGTAGCCGAAGCACAGCGCGGGTCAGGCGAACGTCCTTCTCAAAGCCAGTCGGGACAGCGTCCACAACGAATGGATCCGGCAGAACGTATTGAAAAGCAAACGGCTCAGATGAAAGAGAAGTTAGCTTTGACTGACGAACAAACTGCACAGGTAAAAGCCCTGCTAACCAGTAATATGGAAAAGCAACGTGCAGAATTTGAAAAACGTCGCGAGGAAATGGAAAAGGCTCGTGAAAGCGGCGAAGAAATGGATCGCGAAAAAATGCGTGCTGAAATGGAAGCTCGCATGGCAAAACAAGATGCAGAGATCAAAGCTTTGCTGACTGAAGAACAGCAGGTAAAGTATGACGAAATGGTGAAAGAGCGTCAGGAACGCATGAAAAACCGCCAAGGCCCTCCGGGAGGAGCAGAATAG
- a CDS encoding HAD family hydrolase, protein MDYRKKIGLVATDLDGTLLRRDHTISKEDWEMLEFLGEHDIIRVVATGRNFRKVKEVIPDHAPFDYVAFSSGAGIYDCRTNELLYKQNIPQDTVNTIVAQLMDKRLNFYLFRGIPENSYCWYYRGETICAEFERYYANHHEYASLLPDSGKLDDDACQFLVIFETTAEYLQLKHELEEHFDDIKVLRATSPLETGYVWMEIFHKEVSKGNAIKYICDLHKVPHQSTFSIGNDYNDTELLDFTSISYLVENGPEDMKPKYLKAPSNEESGFSYSIKNHLF, encoded by the coding sequence ATGGACTACAGGAAGAAAATAGGTTTGGTCGCGACTGATCTGGACGGAACACTGTTGCGCCGCGATCATACAATTAGTAAGGAAGACTGGGAAATGCTCGAGTTTTTGGGCGAACACGATATTATTCGGGTGGTGGCTACCGGCCGAAATTTTCGCAAAGTAAAAGAAGTGATCCCGGATCATGCGCCCTTCGACTATGTCGCCTTTTCGTCCGGGGCGGGTATTTACGATTGCCGTACGAATGAATTGCTGTACAAGCAAAATATACCGCAGGATACGGTGAATACCATCGTTGCACAGCTAATGGATAAGCGGCTGAACTTTTATTTATTTCGGGGTATTCCCGAGAATTCCTATTGTTGGTATTATCGTGGCGAAACCATTTGCGCCGAGTTTGAGCGCTACTATGCCAATCATCACGAGTATGCCAGCTTGTTGCCCGATTCTGGAAAATTGGACGATGACGCCTGCCAATTTCTTGTCATTTTTGAAACAACTGCCGAGTATCTGCAGTTGAAGCATGAGCTGGAAGAGCATTTTGACGATATCAAAGTTTTGCGGGCGACATCCCCGTTGGAGACCGGTTACGTGTGGATGGAGATTTTCCACAAAGAGGTTTCGAAGGGAAATGCCATCAAATACATTTGCGACCTGCACAAGGTGCCGCACCAGTCTACCTTCAGCATTGGAAATGACTACAACGACACCGAGTTGCTGGACTTCACTTCAATCTCGTATTTAGTTGAAAACGGGCCGGAAGATATGAAGCCCAAATACCTGAAAGCACCCAGCAATGAAGAAAGCGGTTTCAGTTATTCGATAAAGAATCATCTGTTTTAA
- a CDS encoding pyridoxamine kinase, giving the protein MRIHLQRVAAIHDLSGFGRASLTVVIPILSSMGIQVCPLPTAVLSSHSAYPGFHGRDLSAELPQMIAHWKQLNIRFDAIYSGYLGAVDQIDMVKDFIRDFAVPDQLVVIDPVLGDNGRLYSAFNQEMVEKMKELVGHAEVITPNLTEAAFLLGEEYQPKVSISELKSWCVRLAALGPKQVIITSVPELDVPNKTSVMAYNSEDGRYWRVSCDYLPANYPGTGDAFASVMVGSLLQGDSLPIALDRAVHFISMGVRATFGHGHHPAEGILIEKVLPSLNAPVQISSYQLLD; this is encoded by the coding sequence ATGAGAATTCATCTGCAGCGGGTCGCTGCTATTCACGATTTGAGCGGTTTTGGACGGGCATCGTTAACGGTGGTTATCCCGATTTTGTCGTCGATGGGGATACAGGTTTGCCCGTTACCGACGGCAGTTTTGTCGTCGCACAGTGCCTATCCCGGTTTTCATGGCCGCGATTTGAGTGCTGAGCTGCCGCAAATGATTGCGCACTGGAAACAGTTGAATATCCGCTTCGACGCGATTTATTCGGGCTACCTTGGTGCAGTCGATCAAATCGACATGGTTAAAGATTTCATTAGAGACTTTGCTGTTCCGGATCAGTTGGTGGTTATTGATCCTGTTTTGGGAGACAACGGACGATTGTATTCAGCCTTCAACCAGGAAATGGTTGAGAAGATGAAAGAGTTGGTCGGGCATGCGGAGGTCATTACTCCTAATTTAACGGAAGCCGCTTTTCTGCTGGGTGAAGAATACCAACCGAAGGTGAGTATTTCAGAACTAAAATCATGGTGCGTACGGTTGGCGGCACTCGGGCCAAAGCAGGTTATTATTACCAGCGTGCCCGAGTTGGATGTACCCAATAAAACATCGGTGATGGCCTACAATTCAGAGGACGGCCGCTACTGGCGCGTGAGCTGCGATTACCTGCCCGCAAATTACCCGGGCACCGGTGATGCTTTCGCCAGTGTGATGGTTGGCTCGTTGCTGCAGGGCGACAGTTTACCGATTGCACTCGACCGGGCTGTTCATTTTATATCGATGGGGGTTCGGGCTACTTTCGGACACGGTCATCACCCGGCAGAGGGAATTTTGATTGAAAAGGTACTGCCATCGCTGAATGCACCGGTGCAAATAAGCAGCTACCAATTGCTGGATTAA
- the dapB gene encoding 4-hydroxy-tetrahydrodipicolinate reductase has product MKIALIGYGKMGKIIEQIALDRGHEIVLKIDISNQNELTVENLKKADVAIEFTVPSSATANYKLCFDAGIPVVSGTTGWLERKDEVEAEMKAKNGTFFYASNFSLGVNLFFALNKKLAQLMNGVEGYDVSMVEVHHTQKLDAPSGTAITLAEELFENYPAKTSWTMEHPKSSQEMHIGALREGTVPGIHRIKYESDVDYIQIEHSAKSRHGFAFGAVLAAEYSFGKKGLLSMNDLLNL; this is encoded by the coding sequence ATGAAGATTGCATTGATAGGATACGGCAAAATGGGCAAAATCATTGAGCAAATTGCCCTTGACCGCGGACACGAAATTGTACTAAAAATCGATATTTCCAACCAAAACGAGCTGACTGTTGAAAACCTGAAAAAGGCTGATGTTGCCATCGAATTCACGGTTCCTTCGTCAGCCACAGCCAATTATAAACTTTGTTTCGACGCCGGTATTCCGGTCGTTAGCGGCACAACCGGCTGGTTAGAACGAAAAGATGAAGTGGAAGCTGAAATGAAAGCCAAAAACGGAACCTTCTTCTACGCTTCAAACTTCAGCCTTGGCGTAAACCTGTTCTTCGCTTTGAATAAAAAATTGGCCCAGCTGATGAATGGTGTTGAAGGCTACGATGTGAGCATGGTTGAAGTGCACCACACGCAAAAACTGGATGCTCCGAGTGGAACAGCCATCACACTGGCTGAAGAGTTGTTTGAAAATTATCCGGCAAAAACAAGCTGGACAATGGAACACCCGAAGTCGTCGCAGGAAATGCACATCGGCGCGCTTCGCGAAGGCACTGTGCCCGGTATTCACCGCATCAAGTATGAGTCGGATGTCGACTACATTCAGATTGAGCACAGCGCAAAAAGCCGCCACGGATTTGCCTTTGGTGCCGTGTTGGCAGCCGAATACAGTTTCGGCAAAAAGGGACTTTTGTCAATGAATGATCTTTTAAACTTATAA
- the lepB gene encoding signal peptidase I yields the protein MRQLLTNKWFKFIIVGLLYSLWVIWLENYWWFIGLAVIFDMYITKKVHWAFWKKKNPPNGKQTKTVEWIDAIIFAVIAATFIRMFFIEAYTIPTPSMEKSMLVGDFLFVSKTSYGPKLPNTPLSFPFVHHTMPLTQNTPSYLTWIENDYKRIAGFGHVKNDDVVVFNFPEGDTVATNLPTQSYYNLVRNYGRERVWSDKRTFGDIIARPVDKCENYIKRCIGIPGDVIKIIDGQVYVNDKPQEPIAGVQYDYIVTTNGAAINRKTLEDIGISRADQQVFNGSQFLFPMTDEQVKEVEKLSNVTSVKRVNMTAGNWDHNIFPFSEDYPWNVDNFGPLEIPKKGQTVELNMTNLPIYKRIIQTYEGHALSVKDGTIYIDGEAASQYTFGMDYYWMMGDNRHNSADSRYWGFVPEDHVVGKAVFIWLSLDKEKGFPANIRWNRLFSFVH from the coding sequence ATGAGACAACTATTAACCAACAAATGGTTCAAATTTATCATTGTTGGCCTGCTGTATAGTTTGTGGGTTATCTGGCTTGAAAATTACTGGTGGTTCATCGGACTGGCTGTCATTTTCGACATGTATATTACCAAGAAAGTCCACTGGGCCTTCTGGAAGAAAAAGAACCCGCCAAATGGAAAGCAAACCAAAACAGTGGAGTGGATTGACGCGATCATCTTTGCAGTAATTGCGGCAACTTTCATCCGGATGTTTTTCATCGAAGCGTACACCATCCCTACTCCATCAATGGAAAAATCGATGTTGGTTGGCGACTTCCTTTTCGTGAGCAAAACATCGTACGGGCCAAAATTGCCAAACACGCCACTTTCGTTTCCGTTTGTGCACCACACCATGCCATTGACGCAAAACACGCCTTCGTACCTCACCTGGATTGAAAACGACTACAAGCGTATTGCTGGTTTTGGCCACGTGAAAAACGATGATGTGGTGGTGTTCAACTTCCCCGAAGGAGACACGGTTGCGACCAATTTGCCGACCCAAAGTTACTACAACCTGGTACGCAATTACGGCCGCGAACGTGTTTGGAGCGACAAACGCACATTCGGCGACATCATCGCCCGCCCGGTTGATAAATGTGAGAATTATATCAAACGCTGTATCGGTATTCCCGGCGATGTCATCAAAATTATTGATGGACAAGTTTACGTGAATGATAAACCACAGGAACCGATTGCCGGCGTTCAGTATGATTATATCGTGACAACCAACGGAGCAGCAATCAACCGCAAAACACTGGAAGATATCGGTATCTCAAGAGCTGATCAACAAGTTTTCAATGGTTCACAGTTCCTGTTCCCGATGACCGACGAACAGGTGAAAGAAGTTGAAAAATTGAGCAATGTTACTTCGGTAAAACGGGTGAACATGACTGCCGGAAACTGGGATCACAACATCTTCCCGTTCAGCGAAGATTACCCTTGGAATGTTGACAATTTCGGTCCACTGGAAATCCCCAAAAAAGGACAGACAGTTGAACTGAACATGACAAACCTGCCAATCTACAAGCGCATTATTCAAACGTACGAAGGACACGCTCTTTCGGTAAAAGACGGCACCATTTATATCGATGGCGAAGCTGCCAGCCAATACACATTCGGTATGGATTACTACTGGATGATGGGTGACAACCGCCACAATTCAGCCGACTCGCGTTACTGGGGTTTTGTTCCCGAGGATCACGTTGTAGGTAAAGCTGTATTCATTTGGCTATCTCTCGACAAAGAGAAAGGCTTCCCTGCGAATATTCGCTGGAACCGCTTGTTCTCATTTGTTCACTGA
- a CDS encoding lipopolysaccharide assembly protein LapA domain-containing protein yields MSAGIIIILLLALLLVIFTLQNSVAIDVKFLFWQLDQVPLVLTLIVCIIVGVIIALLINQPKMWKLKSTIKSLQKELNALKAAEKPVEKHPEGIKMEGGSDNDFFNA; encoded by the coding sequence ATGTCTGCAGGAATTATCATCATCCTTTTACTCGCTTTGTTGCTGGTTATTTTCACCTTGCAAAACAGCGTGGCCATCGACGTTAAATTTCTATTCTGGCAACTCGACCAGGTTCCACTTGTACTGACACTGATTGTCTGCATCATTGTTGGTGTCATTATCGCGCTGTTGATCAATCAGCCAAAAATGTGGAAACTGAAATCAACCATCAAAAGCCTGCAAAAAGAATTGAATGCCTTGAAAGCTGCCGAAAAACCGGTCGAGAAACACCCGGAAGGCATAAAGATGGAAGGTGGCTCGGATAACGACTTTTTCAACGCTTAA
- a CDS encoding WbqC family protein — protein MTNSPILLSTAYLPPVQYITKFLIHPEVWIEGQEHFIKQTYRNRATILAANGPESLIVPVEKGRSPKQNISDLRISYDTSWQHIHWQAIVSAYNSTPFFEILEDDFRPFFEKKFDFLFDFNQQILHTIFDILEITPNVQITPDFEAVPSNFLNFREAIHPKPQKALEDPNFKPVVYTQVFDDKFGFTPNLSIIDLLFNCGSASYELLLKSTKE, from the coding sequence ATGACAAATTCGCCCATTTTACTGAGCACCGCATACCTACCACCGGTTCAGTACATCACTAAATTTTTGATTCACCCGGAAGTGTGGATTGAAGGTCAGGAACATTTTATCAAGCAAACATACCGCAACCGCGCTACGATTCTGGCAGCCAATGGCCCCGAATCTTTGATTGTTCCGGTTGAAAAAGGACGCAGTCCCAAGCAAAATATTTCAGACTTACGCATTTCGTACGACACGAGCTGGCAGCATATCCATTGGCAGGCCATTGTTTCCGCCTATAATTCAACGCCGTTTTTTGAAATTCTGGAAGATGATTTCAGACCGTTTTTTGAGAAGAAGTTCGATTTCCTGTTCGATTTTAATCAGCAGATATTGCACACTATTTTCGACATCCTGGAAATAACACCGAATGTTCAGATTACCCCGGATTTTGAAGCTGTTCCCTCTAATTTTCTGAACTTCCGGGAAGCGATTCATCCGAAACCACAAAAAGCATTGGAGGATCCAAATTTTAAACCGGTTGTTTACACCCAGGTTTTCGACGACAAATTTGGGTTCACACCGAATTTGAGCATTATCGATTTACTCTTTAACTGTGGATCGGCCAGCTACGAACTGCTGCTAAAAAGCACCAAAGAATAA
- a CDS encoding NUDIX domain-containing protein, whose translation MYSYKYPRPALTTDGIVLKKESKQLLLIQRGIEPYKGKWALPGGFMEMDELLVDACKRELMEETGLEVLELTQFTAADKVDRDPRGRTISILFYGYVAEDAVVKGGDDAAKAEWFPIDDLPELAFDHADLIARFKREILSL comes from the coding sequence ATGTACAGCTACAAATATCCCCGCCCGGCCTTAACGACCGATGGCATTGTGTTGAAAAAAGAAAGCAAACAATTGCTGCTTATTCAGCGTGGCATTGAACCCTACAAGGGGAAGTGGGCCCTGCCTGGCGGATTTATGGAAATGGACGAGTTATTGGTTGACGCCTGCAAACGCGAGTTGATGGAGGAAACCGGACTGGAGGTGCTCGAGTTGACTCAATTTACGGCGGCTGACAAAGTGGATCGCGATCCCCGTGGCCGAACGATCTCCATTCTTTTTTATGGCTATGTAGCCGAAGATGCCGTGGTGAAAGGAGGCGACGATGCCGCCAAAGCTGAATGGTTCCCGATCGACGATTTGCCCGAACTTGCTTTTGATCACGCCGATTTGATCGCCCGGTTTAAACGGGAAATTCTTTCCTTGTAA
- a CDS encoding C40 family peptidase, with translation MNYGISGLSIIPVRKEPSERSEMITQILFGEHFYVHELFMGWCRVVLAYDGYEGWVDQKMITPLVERTFLKIEKSPVAVCTDIFNLIPIDDEQNMMIVAGSSLPCWRPYKHEFSINRDVYRMTGKYAYNQPDELRKSMIQHALMYFNAPYLWGGRSPFGIDCSGFSQIIYKMAGIKLPRDAKDQVHHGVALSFVDEAQPGDLAFFDNDEGNIVHVGIMWEKNKIIHASGKVRIDNVDQFGIFNVDTKRYSHKMRVMKRILP, from the coding sequence ATGAATTACGGAATTTCCGGTCTTAGTATTATTCCGGTCAGGAAAGAGCCTTCCGAAAGAAGCGAGATGATCACACAGATTCTTTTTGGAGAACATTTTTATGTGCACGAGCTGTTCATGGGCTGGTGCCGCGTGGTGTTGGCGTACGATGGTTACGAAGGTTGGGTTGATCAGAAGATGATTACTCCGTTAGTGGAGCGTACTTTTCTGAAAATTGAGAAATCGCCGGTGGCTGTTTGTACCGACATTTTCAACCTGATACCGATAGACGACGAGCAAAACATGATGATTGTTGCCGGTAGCTCGTTGCCGTGCTGGCGTCCCTACAAGCATGAGTTTTCGATAAACCGCGACGTGTATCGGATGACCGGTAAATATGCTTACAACCAACCGGACGAGCTTCGAAAGTCAATGATCCAGCATGCCCTGATGTATTTCAACGCGCCCTATTTGTGGGGAGGTCGGTCTCCGTTCGGTATTGATTGTTCCGGTTTCTCCCAGATTATTTATAAGATGGCCGGCATCAAGTTGCCACGCGATGCGAAAGATCAGGTTCACCATGGTGTGGCACTGAGTTTTGTTGACGAAGCACAGCCCGGTGATCTGGCTTTTTTCGATAACGACGAAGGCAACATTGTGCATGTTGGCATTATGTGGGAGAAGAACAAAATTATTCATGCCTCTGGAAAAGTGCGGATTGACAATGTGGATCAATTCGGTATTTTCAATGTCGATACCAAACGTTACTCGCACAAAATGCGTGTCATGAAACGAATATTACCCTAA
- a CDS encoding HD family phosphohydrolase — protein MKKLLTRLGQYYHILFIALVFSATIFLLYLIIPGESRFRYEFQKNAPWRHETLIAPFNFAIYKPDEVVKNERDSVKKEFIPYYEMDTLVSMQQCKNFELELISLTTEIPTLTDKTIADVTVIMKQVYEAGIISQSPETHPILKDKTELYIIDNKTVSKIPVASIYSLKTAFQALNDTLHYFLKDGYNQLNQNMNLADFIQANLNYGEEYNLQEMDKLVNSVSETQGMVQAGERIIFKGDIVTPDKFQILNSLKRSYETKQGQNIDGYLLIIGKLIMIVACILILILYLAYFRREIFNEKRHLSFILLMIVLMVFTFRFILQHDFINIYVVPLAILPILLRIFFDSRTAIFALLVTSLLIGYFAPNNYEFIFLNLIAGFIAVFSLDKLHRRSHLVFTALWVFVTYSVLFLALAMIHEGNFEAIRWDELEWFAGNAILILLAYPLIYIFEKLFGFVSDVTLIELSNTNQPLLRKLAEEAPGTFQHSLQIASLAEAVIHRIGGNPFLAYAGALYHDIGKTNQPVYFVENQSAGMSPHSEMGYKESAKVIIDHVTYGVRLARKHKLPEILIDFITTHHGTMQAKYFYTLYKNEHPEVAADPKDFTYPGPRPQSKETSVVMIIDGIEAATRALKEKTHDNIRELIGKMVQQKLDDGQLDNTDLTLRDITLIKETLLEKLMNIYHVRIEYPKEK, from the coding sequence ATGAAAAAGTTATTAACCCGCCTGGGCCAGTATTATCATATCTTGTTTATCGCGTTGGTTTTTTCTGCCACCATCTTCCTACTGTATTTAATTATTCCGGGGGAAAGTCGATTTCGGTATGAATTCCAAAAAAATGCTCCCTGGCGCCACGAAACCTTGATCGCTCCGTTCAACTTTGCGATTTACAAGCCCGATGAAGTTGTTAAAAATGAACGGGATTCAGTCAAGAAGGAATTTATTCCTTATTATGAAATGGATACCTTGGTGAGTATGCAGCAGTGCAAGAATTTCGAGCTCGAGCTGATCAGCCTGACCACTGAAATACCGACCTTGACCGATAAAACCATTGCTGACGTTACCGTAATCATGAAGCAGGTTTACGAAGCTGGGATTATTTCTCAATCGCCGGAAACCCACCCGATACTGAAGGATAAAACCGAGCTGTACATCATCGATAACAAGACCGTTTCGAAAATTCCGGTAGCTTCGATTTACTCGTTGAAAACAGCTTTCCAGGCGTTAAACGATACGCTTCACTATTTCTTAAAAGATGGCTACAATCAGCTGAACCAAAATATGAATTTAGCTGATTTTATCCAGGCAAACCTCAATTACGGCGAGGAGTACAACTTGCAGGAAATGGACAAACTGGTCAATTCGGTCTCAGAAACCCAAGGCATGGTTCAGGCGGGCGAGCGGATTATTTTTAAAGGTGATATTGTTACGCCCGATAAGTTTCAGATTCTGAACTCGCTGAAAAGGAGTTATGAGACCAAGCAAGGACAAAATATTGATGGCTATTTGCTGATCATTGGAAAACTGATCATGATTGTGGCTTGTATCCTGATCCTGATTTTATACCTGGCCTATTTCCGACGCGAAATCTTCAACGAGAAAAGGCACTTAAGCTTTATTCTTTTGATGATTGTGCTCATGGTTTTCACCTTCCGGTTTATCCTGCAGCACGACTTTATCAACATTTACGTCGTTCCCCTGGCCATTTTGCCAATATTGCTCCGCATCTTCTTCGATTCGCGGACAGCAATCTTTGCACTTTTGGTAACATCATTGCTTATTGGCTATTTTGCCCCCAACAATTACGAATTCATCTTCCTCAATCTGATTGCCGGTTTCATTGCTGTTTTCAGCCTCGACAAATTGCACCGCCGATCACACCTGGTGTTCACCGCACTTTGGGTTTTTGTAACTTACAGTGTCTTGTTCCTGGCTTTGGCGATGATTCATGAAGGAAATTTCGAAGCTATTCGTTGGGACGAACTGGAATGGTTCGCCGGAAATGCCATTTTGATTCTGCTTGCCTACCCGCTCATCTATATTTTCGAAAAGCTTTTTGGCTTTGTATCCGATGTTACTTTGATTGAGCTGTCGAATACAAATCAGCCACTGTTGCGAAAATTGGCAGAGGAAGCGCCGGGTACTTTTCAACACTCATTGCAAATTGCCAGCCTTGCCGAAGCAGTTATTCACCGCATCGGCGGAAATCCATTTCTGGCATATGCAGGTGCACTTTATCACGACATAGGTAAAACAAACCAACCGGTTTATTTCGTCGAGAATCAGTCAGCCGGCATGAGCCCGCACAGCGAAATGGGCTATAAAGAAAGTGCAAAAGTGATTATCGACCACGTGACTTACGGTGTGAGACTGGCTCGGAAACACAAATTACCCGAGATCCTGATCGACTTTATAACAACGCACCACGGTACCATGCAGGCCAAATACTTTTACACGCTCTACAAGAATGAACATCCCGAAGTTGCAGCCGATCCGAAAGATTTTACCTATCCGGGACCACGGCCGCAAAGTAAGGAAACATCCGTAGTAATGATTATTGACGGCATTGAAGCTGCTACACGGGCGTTGAAAGAAAAGACGCACGACAATATTCGCGAGTTGATCGGCAAAATGGTGCAGCAAAAACTCGACGATGGTCAATTGGACAACACCGATCTAACCTTACGGGACATCACGCTGATTAAAGAAACGTTATTGGAAAAACTGATGAATATTTATCACGTCCGCATCGAATATCCAAAAGAAAAATAG